CTCGGCTGCGATCCGGCGACCTGGGCACGCGACGCCGGTTTCCTCGTAAGCAGCGGCTATCGGGTGAGCGCGCTGGAGCTCTTCGATCTCTTTCCCTCGACCCACCACGTCGAGATCCTCGCCCTTTTGGAGCGTGAGTGACAGACGGTTCGCAGAAGGCGCGCGCCCTGCGCCCGCTCTGGTCACTGGCCACGGGAGCCGCACTGGGCGCTGCCGTCTCGGCCCTGACCTCGGTGGAACCGCCTTCCTGGCTGGCCCCGTCAATCCTCGTCGTCGGCGCGATCATGGGCACGGTTGCCCTCGGCTGGAGGCACCGGGCGCGGCATTGGCTGTTCCTCCTGGCCGGATTCGCTCTTGTCGGCGGCAGGGGTCTCGCCCAAGCCGGGGATATGCTGCAACTCGCACACCTCATAGATGGGGGTGAAACGACGATCCGCGCGACCGTCGTGATCACCGAAGGGTGGTCCGACGCGAGGTGGGGGCGCCGCACCAGAGCGAGGGCCGTGGCGGCGAGCCACGGCGAAGATACGATCGCCCTTCCGAATCGATGCCGGCTCGAGGTTCGGGGCACGGTCGACCCGATGAACCTGCCCCCGCCCGGATCGGAGATCGAGGTTCTGGCGCGCGTCAGAGGTCATTCCGCCAGCCCTCTCCTGGTGGTCTCGTCGCATCACCTGATCCAGCTCACCGGCCGCCGAAGCCCGCTGCCGGCTCTGCGCAACGCTCTCGCTCGACGACTCCTGGTTGCTGCCGGCACCGACCCATCTCGCATTCGTGCCGCCGAAATGGCGGCCGCACTCGCCCTCGGCCGTCGCGATCTCGTTCCGACCACCGTTCGAGACAGGTGGCGCCGTTCCGGTCTCGCACACGTCCTCGCGGTCAGCGGCCTTCACGTCGGCCTGGTAGGAGGCGCGGTCTGGTTGATCCTCGCACTGGCCGGCGCGAGCCCGCGGGCAACCCGTCTCACGGTGCTCGCTATCGTCCCCATTTATGCAGTTCTGGCCGGCGCCGCACCATCCGCGATGCGAGCCGCGTTGATGGTCGTCATATACCTCGGCGCCCGCCTGCTCGGGCGGGCCATCATCCCGATGGCTGCCGTCCTGCTGGCGTTCTCCGCCCTTCTCCTCTCCCAGCCCTCGCTCATCGCCAACGTCGGTTTCCAGCTCACGGTGTTCATCACCGCCGCCCTGGTTCGCTGGGTACCGGCTGTCAGCACGATCCTGCCCGGGCGCCGATGGCTGGCTGGCGCCATTGCCGTGCCGATAGTCGCTCAGACTGCAGCCGCACCGATCGTGGCGTGGCATTTCCGCACCCTGATCCCGGGCGCCGTACTCTCGAATCTCGTCGCCCTCCCGATGCTCGCGCCCACCATCCTCGGTTCGGTGGCGGCGACCGCGATTGCGCAGGTGTGGAGCGGTGCTGCCGGGGTGACACTCGATCTTGTCGGCGCTCTGCTGGTCCTCCTGGATACCGCCGGACGGGTGGCGCGAGCTCACGAAATCGTGACGCCGCCGATGCATGCGGCCGCGGTCGTCGCCTTGACGATCGCCGGATGGATCGCCCTGCAGGCCAACCGCTGGGCACGACTGGGCGTGGTGGCATGGATCTCCGTCCTGGCGATGCTCGGAGCTGTCTGGCACTTCCGTCAGGCCCCGCCGGTACCGGCTGCCGAGCTCCTGCCGGTCACCGATGGAGCCGCAGTCGTGGTTGGTTCGGGCAAGGACGTGATCGTGGCCGATACCGGCCGCTACGTTCGTGAATCGGCAGAGCTGCTCGCGGAGGGCGCGCGACGACATATCGGCGCAGTGCTCGCCTCGCACACCGACGAGGACCACCTCGGAGGGCTGGGGCAGTTGCTCCGCTCGTTCGAGGTCGGAGAGCTGGTCCTTCCCGCGTGGATGCTTTCCGAGCCGCAAACCGTTCCCCTCCTGCGAATCGCTCGCCGGCGCGGCGTCCAGGTACGACCTGTCGCGGCGGGGTCCGCAGTCGCGTTCGGCTCGTTACGAATCGTGGTTCTCTGGCCGCCCGCGCAGAACCCGCCCCGGCACGAGAACGAACGCTCCCTGGTCGCCCGCGTCGCCGTCGACCGGAGGTCCGTCCTCCTGACCGCCGACATCGGCAGCTCGACCGAGCGTCACCTTGCCCGCGCCGGCGATCTGCGGAGCGAGGTGTTGGTCGTGGCCCACCACGGCGGCCGCGGCTCGACCTCCAAGGCCTTTCTCGACGCCGTCAAACCTTCGATAGCTCTGATCCCTGCCGCACCGGGCAACACATATGGCCACCCGACCGCCGAGGTCCTGGAGCGCCTCGCTGGCGCGGGAATCCCGAGTCGATACCCTGCACGTGACGGGTGGTGTGGGGCGAAGCTGGTGAACGGCGAGTGGGTACCATTCCCGTGAAATAGGAATTAGGAGTTAGGAATTAGGAATGTCGCCCAACGTGCCGAAACGCGAAATGCCTGATGAGGTTGGGTGGAAATTCTTCATTCCTAATTCCTAATTCCTCATTCCTCATTCCTCATTCCTCATTCCTCATTCCTAATTCCTAATTCCTAATTCCTCATTCCTAATTCCGAATTGGCTTGCGCGTTCGCCGGTCACCGCCCTACGCTTGGCGCATGGATGACAGGTTGACACCACTTCTGGTCATCATGGGTCCGACGGCGTCAGGCAAGAGCCGTCTCGGTCTCGAGGTGGCCGAGAGGGTCGATGGGGAGATCGTCTCGGCGGACGCGTTTGCGGTTTACCGCGGCATGGACATCGGCACCGACAAGCCGACCGCCGAAGATCGGCGTCGAGTCCGTCACCACCTGGTGGATGTGGCCGAGCCCGGGCACCGTTTCTCGGCCGGCGAGTTCGCCAATGCGGCGGCCGCCGCGATCGCGGACATCACGAATCGCGACCGCACACCAGTCATCGTCGGCGGCACGCATTTCTACATCCGCGCGTTGATCGAGGGACTTTTTCCGGCACCCCCGAGAGAGCCCGCCGACATCGATCACCTGGCCGATCAGTGGGAACGCGACCCCGGCGCCGTTTTCCAGAGGCTCCGGGAGGTCGATCCCGAGGCGGCAGAGCGAATTTCTCCGAACGACCGTCAACGGGTTCTGCGGGCGTTGGAGGTATTCGAGCTCACCGGCGAGACACTCTCGAGTCACTGGCGAAGGCACCAGTGCCCTCGAAGGTACCTCCCGTTGATGGTCGCTCCGGACCGTTCGCGGCAGGATCTATATGCTAGAATCGACGCGCGCGCGGACAGGTTATTTGCGTCCGGTCTGGTAGAGGAGGTGCGGCAGATCCTGGCCACCGGTGTCCCTGTCGACGCTCATGCCCTCAAGGCTATCGGCTACCGCCAGGTGGTGGAGATGTTGCAGGGTGAGTGCGATCTGGAAACGGCCATCGAAAACACCAGGAAATCGAGCCGGAGGTTCGCGAAACGCCAGTTGACATGGTTGCGAGGCATTCCCGAAGGGAACCTCCACTGGGTGCCGCCGGCTGAGCAAGGTGGGGCGACGGCGGTCACTGAACTCTGGAAACAGCACACCGAGGGAAGAAGAACATCATGAACAAACCTTCGAGCGGTACTATCAACATTCAGGATCCATTTTTCTATCAGCTCCGCAAGGATTCCAAGACCGTTCACGTGTATCTTGTCAGCGGCAAACGGCTCACCGGCATCATCCGCCGGTTCGACCGCTACTCGGTGATTCTGGAAAACCACGGACAGGAGCAACTGGTGTACAAGCACTCTATCGCCAGCATCGCTCCGTTGGGCCCGATGCCGGGCAAGACCCAGCCTGAAGAAGACCAGGTCTGAGCAATCGATGGCTGCCACCTTTCCTCTCTTCAAGCGCGCTAAAGTTGTGGGCGTCCTCGCGGCGGCCGTGGCCAGTGCCGGCCTCCTGGCGGGATGCGCCTCCGCCCCGGCCACACCGCCCTCCGCGGCGCGGTACGAGTTCCCGGCCCCGAACACGGGCCCCGGTCGCCCGAGGCTCGAGCAGGCCGACCAGCGGCTGGTGAACGAGGGTTGGAACGCCCTGCTCAGCGGCGACACGGTACGGGCGGAGGCCAACGCCGCCAGGGTCGGGAACGATCCGGCGAGCGATCTCCTGTCGTTGCAGGCGACGCTGGTGGCGAACAGATCCGACGCTTCGCCGGGTCTCGAGAGGCTCACCAGCGATCAACCGGACTATGCGGCCGCATGGCTGACCTTGTCGGTGGCGGCCGAACGGGCCGGCGATGAACGGACCGCGCTGACCGCGGCCAACCGCGGTTCCGAGCTGTGGCCCGAAGATCGATGGATCGAACGGCGGGACGACCTGAAACGTCAATTCGTCGGCGCGAGGATCGAGAAAGCCGGCACGCTCCTCGCATCGGGAGCGGCAGATGCCTCGCTCGATACGCTCGAACCGGCGCTGGAGCTCGAACCGGACAACCGCGATGCCGTCGTATTGAAAGCCCGTGCCCTGATCGAACTCGGCCAACCGGATCGTGCCGAGGCGGCTCTCTCCACCCTGCCCCGGGATTCGGAGACCGTCCGCCTCTCCGGCAAAATTGCCGAACAGCGGGGTGACCTCAACGCCGCCATGAGAATCTACGGCTCTCTTCCGGACGACCCGGAGAGCGTCCTCGCCGCGGTCGCGATCGCCGAACAACAGCGCGACTGGCAGGCTGCGATGCGGTTCTACTCCTACCTGCCCGACGACAACCCGGAGAAAGAGGCCGGTTTGCGCCGGGCCAAGCTTCGCTGGCGCCTTTCGGTGATGCCGGATTACGTGCACGAGGCCATGAACTCGCCGGATCTTTCGCGTGCTCAGCTCGCCGTGATCCTGGTCAGGCTTGCGCCGAAAGTGGAAAGCATGGCCGGTGGGCAGGTACCATTGTTATCGGACATCATGACTTTGCCTTCTCAAGCCGAAATCCTCACCGCGACCAGGCTCGGGCTCGTCGACTGCGACGAGTTGCTGCATCGGTTCCATCCCCACCGGCAGGTGACTGCCCTGGAGGCACGAACGGCGGTGGAGAATCTCGTGCAGCTGCTCGGCGTCGGGGAACCGCGCTGGTGCACCTTTGACAGTGGGACCCGCCCGTGCGTGAAATTCGTTGATCCGGTTTCTGGTTCCAGCGTGGCCAATGTCGTGATGGAACTGGCCGCTCGAGGAGGCAACGGCCAATGACCGAGAACGCGCGGAAGCTGATCAAGCAGTTCGAGCTCTTCTCGGAGCTGACCAATGACGAGCTCGACGAAGTTGCGTCTCTCGCCCAGATCCGTAAAATCCCCGCGGACACCACCATCTTTCACGAGGGCGACGACGCGGATTCGATCTTCGTGGTGGTCAACGGCAGGGTCAAGATCGTCACCACGTCGACCGACGGCAAGGAGTTCATCCTGACCGTCCTCGGCTCCGGACAGGTTTTCGGCGAGATGGGTCTGCTCGAGACCGCTCCGAGATCCGCCTCGGTCATCACGGTCACGGATGTCGAACTGCTGGTCATCAAGCAGGACGACTTCGATCACCTGCTGACCTCGAATCCCCACATCTCACGCAAGCTCATGGCTATCCTCTCCCGGCGCCTCCGTCGCGCGAACTCGAAGATGGAATCGCTCGCATACATGGATGTGGCGGGCCGATTGGCGCGTTATCTACTCGACATGGCTCTCGACCACGGCAATCGCCTCGGCAACGGGTGGGTCGTCGTCCGACGCCCGACCCATTCGGACATCGCCCATTCCATCGGAACCAGCCGGGAGACCGTCTCTCGACTCATCAACGAGTTTGAAGAGGGATTCGGGTTGGTGAACAAAGGGAAGTTCACCTACATCCGAGAAAATTTGTTGGAATAGCAAATTTTCGAATTAGGAATTCTGAATTAGGAAGTAGGAATTCCCCTCCGCCCCCCCATTGGAGTGAACGTCTCGGATGGGTGGCATTCCTAATTCCTAACTGCTAATTCCTATTATTCTTCGCTGGTGTGTAGAATCTTCATTCGGAGGCTGAATGACCGAGGTTGCATTACGCCTGTACAACACCTTGAGTCGTCGTCTCGAGGTCTTCGAGCCGATCGAGTCGGGACGGGTGCGGATGTACACCTGCGGACCGACGGTCTACGACTTCGCACACATCGGCAACCTCCGCACCTTTCTCTTCGAGGACGTCCTCCGGCGCACGCTGAAGCACTTCGGCTACGACGTGACCCAGGTGATGAACCTGACCGACATCGACGACAAGACCATCCGCGAGGCACAGGCCGCGGGCCTCGGCATCCGGGAGTACACGGACCGGTTCATCGAGGCGTTCTTCACTGATCTCGACACGCTTCGCATCGAGCGGGCCGAGCATTACCCGAGGGCGACCGATTACATCCCACAGATGGTGAAGCTCGTGCAACGGCTGGAGGCGAAGGGCCACGCCTATCGCAGTGACGGATCCGTCTACTACAGCATTTCGACCTTCCCGGAGTACGGC
This DNA window, taken from Acidobacteriota bacterium, encodes the following:
- the hfq gene encoding RNA chaperone Hfq — its product is MNKPSSGTINIQDPFFYQLRKDSKTVHVYLVSGKRLTGIIRRFDRYSVILENHGQEQLVYKHSIASIAPLGPMPGKTQPEEDQV
- a CDS encoding Crp/Fnr family transcriptional regulator; the encoded protein is MTENARKLIKQFELFSELTNDELDEVASLAQIRKIPADTTIFHEGDDADSIFVVVNGRVKIVTTSTDGKEFILTVLGSGQVFGEMGLLETAPRSASVITVTDVELLVIKQDDFDHLLTSNPHISRKLMAILSRRLRRANSKMESLAYMDVAGRLARYLLDMALDHGNRLGNGWVVVRRPTHSDIAHSIGTSRETVSRLINEFEEGFGLVNKGKFTYIRENLLE
- the miaA gene encoding tRNA (adenosine(37)-N6)-dimethylallyltransferase MiaA, with translation MDDRLTPLLVIMGPTASGKSRLGLEVAERVDGEIVSADAFAVYRGMDIGTDKPTAEDRRRVRHHLVDVAEPGHRFSAGEFANAAAAAIADITNRDRTPVIVGGTHFYIRALIEGLFPAPPREPADIDHLADQWERDPGAVFQRLREVDPEAAERISPNDRQRVLRALEVFELTGETLSSHWRRHQCPRRYLPLMVAPDRSRQDLYARIDARADRLFASGLVEEVRQILATGVPVDAHALKAIGYRQVVEMLQGECDLETAIENTRKSSRRFAKRQLTWLRGIPEGNLHWVPPAEQGGATAVTELWKQHTEGRRTS
- a CDS encoding DNA internalization-related competence protein ComEC/Rec2; amino-acid sequence: MTDGSQKARALRPLWSLATGAALGAAVSALTSVEPPSWLAPSILVVGAIMGTVALGWRHRARHWLFLLAGFALVGGRGLAQAGDMLQLAHLIDGGETTIRATVVITEGWSDARWGRRTRARAVAASHGEDTIALPNRCRLEVRGTVDPMNLPPPGSEIEVLARVRGHSASPLLVVSSHHLIQLTGRRSPLPALRNALARRLLVAAGTDPSRIRAAEMAAALALGRRDLVPTTVRDRWRRSGLAHVLAVSGLHVGLVGGAVWLILALAGASPRATRLTVLAIVPIYAVLAGAAPSAMRAALMVVIYLGARLLGRAIIPMAAVLLAFSALLLSQPSLIANVGFQLTVFITAALVRWVPAVSTILPGRRWLAGAIAVPIVAQTAAAPIVAWHFRTLIPGAVLSNLVALPMLAPTILGSVAATAIAQVWSGAAGVTLDLVGALLVLLDTAGRVARAHEIVTPPMHAAAVVALTIAGWIALQANRWARLGVVAWISVLAMLGAVWHFRQAPPVPAAELLPVTDGAAVVVGSGKDVIVADTGRYVRESAELLAEGARRHIGAVLASHTDEDHLGGLGQLLRSFEVGELVLPAWMLSEPQTVPLLRIARRRGVQVRPVAAGSAVAFGSLRIVVLWPPAQNPPRHENERSLVARVAVDRRSVLLTADIGSSTERHLARAGDLRSEVLVVAHHGGRGSTSKAFLDAVKPSIALIPAAPGNTYGHPTAEVLERLAGAGIPSRYPARDGWCGAKLVNGEWVPFP
- a CDS encoding tetratricopeptide repeat protein; the encoded protein is MAATFPLFKRAKVVGVLAAAVASAGLLAGCASAPATPPSAARYEFPAPNTGPGRPRLEQADQRLVNEGWNALLSGDTVRAEANAARVGNDPASDLLSLQATLVANRSDASPGLERLTSDQPDYAAAWLTLSVAAERAGDERTALTAANRGSELWPEDRWIERRDDLKRQFVGARIEKAGTLLASGAADASLDTLEPALELEPDNRDAVVLKARALIELGQPDRAEAALSTLPRDSETVRLSGKIAEQRGDLNAAMRIYGSLPDDPESVLAAVAIAEQQRDWQAAMRFYSYLPDDNPEKEAGLRRAKLRWRLSVMPDYVHEAMNSPDLSRAQLAVILVRLAPKVESMAGGQVPLLSDIMTLPSQAEILTATRLGLVDCDELLHRFHPHRQVTALEARTAVENLVQLLGVGEPRWCTFDSGTRPCVKFVDPVSGSSVANVVMELAARGGNGQ